A genomic segment from Dechloromonas denitrificans encodes:
- a CDS encoding TRAP transporter large permease, protein MAESTIGMLYGLGTLIVMFSGIPIAFALGTIAVLFMLVFMPAAATDTITQNVFEEMANITLLSIPLFILKGAAIGRSRAGADLYLAIHAWMHKIPGGLGIANVFACALFAAMAGSSPATCSAIGGAGIPEMRSRGYSPGFAAGIIAAGGTLGILLPPSITMILFAVAAEQSLGRLFLAGIGPGLLLVVLFAGYAVVRFRQEYSQALDVWHSGGAKSAYLDEMRMTRADKTRMLPRVIPFVLLLIGVMAALYGGYATPSETAGLGGILALVLIAGIYGVWRPTQLKPILNSTLKESTMLMFIIGMSLLYSYVMSYLHISQGAAEWIVAMHLSKWLLLAAILVFVVVLGFFLPPVSIILMTAPIILPPLKAAGFDLIWFGIVMTVVMEMGLIHPPVGLNIFVIKNVAPDIPLKDIVWGVMPFLGLMFLAVLLLCIFPGIATWLPDLVMGAAS, encoded by the coding sequence ATGGCCGAATCCACTATCGGCATGCTTTATGGCCTGGGCACCCTGATCGTGATGTTCTCAGGCATTCCGATCGCCTTCGCCCTGGGCACCATCGCCGTTCTTTTCATGCTGGTTTTCATGCCGGCAGCCGCGACCGACACGATCACCCAGAACGTGTTCGAGGAAATGGCCAACATCACGCTGCTCTCCATTCCGTTGTTTATCCTTAAGGGGGCTGCAATCGGCCGTTCGCGGGCTGGTGCCGACCTCTACCTGGCGATCCACGCCTGGATGCACAAGATTCCCGGCGGTCTCGGTATTGCCAATGTCTTCGCCTGTGCCCTGTTCGCCGCAATGGCGGGTTCCAGCCCGGCAACCTGTTCCGCGATCGGTGGCGCTGGTATTCCGGAAATGCGCTCGCGTGGCTATTCGCCGGGCTTTGCGGCCGGCATCATCGCCGCTGGCGGTACGCTCGGTATCTTGCTGCCACCGTCGATCACGATGATCTTGTTCGCGGTCGCTGCCGAGCAGTCGCTGGGCCGTCTGTTCCTTGCCGGCATTGGCCCTGGCCTGCTGCTCGTCGTCCTGTTTGCCGGCTATGCCGTGGTCCGTTTCCGCCAGGAATACAGCCAGGCGCTTGATGTCTGGCATTCGGGCGGCGCCAAGTCGGCCTACCTCGACGAAATGCGCATGACGCGTGCCGACAAGACCCGCATGTTGCCCCGCGTCATTCCCTTCGTGCTGCTGCTGATCGGCGTCATGGCCGCGCTCTACGGGGGCTACGCGACCCCTTCGGAAACGGCCGGTCTCGGTGGCATCCTCGCCCTCGTGCTGATTGCCGGCATCTACGGTGTCTGGCGTCCGACGCAGCTGAAGCCGATCCTCAACAGCACGTTGAAGGAATCGACGATGCTGATGTTCATCATCGGCATGTCGCTGCTCTACTCCTACGTGATGAGCTACCTGCACATCAGCCAGGGCGCCGCCGAATGGATCGTTGCCATGCACCTGTCGAAGTGGCTGCTGCTCGCTGCCATCCTGGTCTTCGTCGTGGTGCTCGGTTTCTTCCTGCCGCCGGTGTCGATCATCCTGATGACTGCGCCGATCATCCTGCCACCGCTCAAGGCTGCCGGCTTCGACCTGATCTGGTTCGGTATCGTGATGACCGTGGTCATGGAAATGGGCCTGATTCACCCGCCGGTTGGCTTGAATATCTTCGTGATCAAGAATGTTGCGCCGGACATCCCGTTGAAGGACATCGTCTGGGGGGTCATGCCCTTCCTTGGCCTGATGTTCCTCGCCGTACTGCTGCTCTGCATCTTCCCGGGCATCGCTACCTGGCTGCCGGATCTGGTCATGGGCGCGGCAAGCTGA
- a CDS encoding TRAP transporter small permease: protein MSHGFELEGAVKAPEIPEAGILGGINRLMQGLHTAIMFLSSIALLTASLILCSSVFLRYFLKIPTDWQDEMSVFLLVGATFMCAGYVQSQRGHIGIEAVASLLPPLVNRLRLIFCDLVSFLFCSFFSWKSMLLLHEAWVDGQTTSSSWAPPLWIPYGFMTTGMTLLSLQILLQLVAGIVRKEK, encoded by the coding sequence GTGAGTCACGGCTTCGAACTGGAGGGGGCCGTCAAGGCACCCGAAATTCCCGAAGCGGGAATCCTGGGGGGAATCAATCGGCTGATGCAGGGGCTACACACAGCGATCATGTTCCTGTCGTCGATTGCTTTGCTGACTGCTTCGCTGATCCTGTGCAGCAGCGTCTTCCTGCGCTATTTCCTGAAAATCCCGACCGATTGGCAAGACGAGATGTCGGTCTTCCTGCTGGTCGGTGCCACGTTCATGTGTGCCGGCTATGTCCAGTCGCAGCGTGGCCACATCGGCATCGAAGCGGTGGCCAGCCTGCTGCCGCCGCTGGTCAATCGCTTGCGCCTGATCTTTTGTGATCTGGTGTCCTTCCTGTTCTGCAGCTTCTTTTCGTGGAAATCGATGCTGTTGCTGCATGAAGCCTGGGTCGACGGGCAAACCACCTCTTCCTCATGGGCCCCACCGCTGTGGATTCCCTATGGCTTCATGACTACCGGCATGACCTTGCTATCGCTGCAGATTCTGCTGCAACTGGTCGCCGGCATCGTTCGCAAGGAGAAATAA
- the dctP gene encoding TRAP transporter substrate-binding protein DctP: MNETRRNILKGLAASPALALSPNLLWAQSAGELKISHQFPGGTATEGDFRDRLCRRFSAEINKRTNGALKGTVYPGSSLMKTNAQFSSVRKGALDMTLVPLSYAGGEVPETNIGLMPGIVTSYEQAVSWKKAEIGKALSNILADKGVLIVSWIWQAGGVASRIKPIIEPEDAKGLKVRGGSREMDMVLKAAGSTVLTLPSNEIYAAMQTGALDAAMTSSTSLISFRLEEVGKALTTGRGKTYWFMFEPLLISRAIFEKLPKAQQDIIMAVGAEMEAFALEGARADDQAVATVYQKAGGKAYDLNDAAVKKWQAIARETAWKDFAGKNESCARILKLAEATL, from the coding sequence ATGAACGAAACACGGCGCAATATCCTTAAAGGCCTCGCCGCCAGCCCCGCTCTGGCCCTTTCGCCCAATCTGCTGTGGGCGCAAAGTGCAGGCGAACTCAAAATATCCCACCAGTTTCCGGGGGGTACGGCGACAGAAGGTGACTTCCGCGATCGCCTGTGTCGTCGCTTCAGTGCCGAAATAAATAAACGGACCAATGGCGCCTTGAAAGGCACGGTCTATCCGGGGTCGTCACTGATGAAGACCAATGCCCAGTTCAGCTCGGTGCGCAAGGGCGCCCTCGATATGACGCTGGTCCCGCTGTCCTATGCCGGCGGCGAAGTGCCAGAAACCAATATTGGCTTGATGCCGGGTATCGTGACTTCCTACGAGCAGGCAGTGAGCTGGAAAAAGGCCGAAATCGGCAAGGCGCTGAGCAATATCCTGGCCGACAAGGGCGTACTGATCGTCAGCTGGATCTGGCAAGCCGGCGGTGTGGCCAGCCGGATCAAGCCGATCATCGAACCGGAAGACGCCAAGGGCCTCAAGGTTCGGGGCGGTAGTCGCGAGATGGATATGGTATTGAAGGCCGCCGGATCGACGGTGTTGACCCTGCCTTCCAATGAAATTTATGCGGCGATGCAAACGGGGGCGCTCGATGCGGCGATGACTTCATCGACCAGCCTGATTTCCTTCCGTCTGGAAGAGGTCGGCAAGGCGCTGACCACCGGCCGTGGCAAGACCTACTGGTTCATGTTCGAGCCGTTGCTGATCTCGCGCGCCATTTTCGAAAAGCTGCCCAAGGCGCAGCAGGACATCATCATGGCCGTCGGTGCCGAGATGGAAGCTTTCGCGCTGGAAGGCGCCAGAGCCGACGATCAGGCCGTGGCCACGGTTTACCAGAAGGCTGGCGGCAAGGCTTATGACCTGAACGATGCGGCGGTCAAAAAATGGCAGGCAATTGCCCGTGAGACGGCCTGGAAGGATTTTGCCGGCAAGAACGAAAGCTGTGCCCGTATTCTCAAGCTGGCCGAGGCTACGCTGTGA
- a CDS encoding GntR family transcriptional regulator has product MNSPADIPATTRQSERLGELIEERIVTGVYPPGTRLDEQELADTFGVSRTPVREALIQLSSVGLIEIRPRRGATVPEVGADRVCEMFEVMAELEAMCGRLAARRITPGEQLALQEAHRACEAARDANTPDIYYQLNEVFHQRIYEASHNGFLVEQATALHRRLRPYRRLQLRVRNRMATSFNEHLAIVEAIIKGDSDLAAAQLRAHVTVQGERFADLVATLRDFNAGS; this is encoded by the coding sequence ATGAACAGCCCTGCTGACATTCCTGCCACCACCCGTCAATCAGAGCGCCTTGGCGAGTTGATCGAGGAACGCATCGTGACCGGGGTTTATCCGCCAGGCACAAGACTGGACGAGCAGGAACTGGCGGATACTTTCGGTGTTTCGCGAACACCGGTGCGCGAAGCACTGATCCAGTTGTCGTCGGTCGGCTTGATTGAAATAAGGCCGCGGCGCGGCGCAACAGTTCCCGAAGTGGGGGCGGACCGGGTCTGTGAAATGTTCGAAGTGATGGCTGAACTGGAAGCCATGTGCGGCCGACTGGCTGCACGCCGGATCACTCCGGGCGAACAACTGGCATTACAGGAAGCGCACCGCGCCTGCGAAGCGGCGCGCGATGCAAACACGCCGGACATTTATTACCAGTTGAATGAAGTCTTTCACCAGCGTATCTACGAGGCCAGCCACAACGGCTTCCTCGTCGAACAGGCCACCGCACTGCACCGCCGCCTGCGCCCTTATCGACGACTACAGTTGCGTGTCCGCAACCGGATGGCGACCTCGTTCAACGAACACCTGGCCATCGTCGAGGCGATCATCAAGGGGGACAGCGATCTGGCGGCAGCCCAACTGCGCGCCCACGTCACGGTTCAGGGCGAGCGCTTCGCCGACCTCGTCGCCACACTGCGCGACTTCAACGCCGGCAGCTAG
- a CDS encoding sulfite exporter TauE/SafE family protein: MTLWWLTYPLLGIFGGFVAGLFGVGGGLTLVPFMYMLYVAQGFPPEHVMHLALGTSMATIVFTSISSMRAHHAHGAVRWDVVRNLAPGLVLGTFGGSLFAGLVPTGPMTIIFVVIVYYASAQMMLDFKPHAHRQLPGPLGLFSVGGVIGIISSLVAAGGGFLSIPFMLFCNVAIHSAVGTSSALGFPIAVAGAIGYLVAGWNDAGLPPYTLGYIYLPAFVGIVTMSMLMAPVGARLAHKLPVKKLKRAFGGFLALLASKMLYSLIG; the protein is encoded by the coding sequence ATGACACTCTGGTGGTTGACCTATCCCCTGCTGGGGATTTTTGGCGGCTTTGTGGCCGGCCTGTTTGGTGTCGGTGGCGGTCTGACCCTGGTTCCCTTCATGTACATGTTGTACGTCGCCCAAGGCTTTCCGCCCGAGCATGTGATGCACCTGGCGCTAGGTACTTCGATGGCGACCATCGTGTTTACGTCGATTTCCAGCATGCGCGCTCATCATGCGCATGGTGCTGTCCGCTGGGATGTCGTGCGCAACCTTGCTCCGGGTCTGGTGCTTGGGACTTTTGGCGGATCGCTGTTTGCCGGCCTGGTGCCAACCGGGCCGATGACCATCATTTTTGTCGTCATCGTCTACTACGCCTCGGCGCAGATGATGCTCGATTTCAAACCGCATGCCCATCGTCAGTTGCCCGGACCGCTCGGCTTGTTCAGCGTGGGTGGGGTGATTGGCATCATTTCCAGTCTGGTTGCGGCGGGCGGCGGGTTTCTGTCGATTCCCTTCATGCTGTTCTGCAACGTTGCCATTCACTCGGCTGTCGGGACTTCGTCAGCCCTTGGTTTTCCGATCGCAGTTGCCGGAGCGATCGGCTATCTCGTTGCCGGTTGGAACGATGCAGGTTTGCCGCCCTATACCCTGGGCTATATTTACCTGCCGGCTTTTGTCGGCATCGTCACCATGAGCATGCTGATGGCACCGGTTGGTGCCCGGCTGGCTCACAAACTGCCGGTCAAAAAACTGAAACGGGCTTTTGGCGGCTTTCTGGCCCTGTTGGCCAGCAAGATGCTCTACAGCCTGATCGGTTGA
- a CDS encoding EVE domain-containing protein: MKSEPDEVSIDHLAAEPNIPFPWFGVRNYQARNFMRDAMRVGDLAFFYHSGCAEPGIAGVCRIASAPYPDATQFDAVNPYFDPKSKADSPRWLLRDVIFVQKTRYLPLTELRACPELANMRLLARGNRLSITPVTAEEWAFINRRLVEN, translated from the coding sequence ATGAAATCGGAACCCGACGAGGTTTCGATTGATCATCTTGCCGCCGAGCCGAATATTCCCTTTCCGTGGTTTGGCGTCAGAAACTATCAGGCGCGCAACTTCATGCGCGATGCGATGCGGGTCGGTGATCTGGCGTTTTTCTATCATTCGGGCTGTGCCGAACCAGGGATCGCCGGGGTTTGCCGGATCGCTTCGGCGCCTTATCCCGATGCAACCCAGTTTGACGCGGTCAACCCGTATTTCGACCCAAAATCCAAAGCCGATTCGCCGCGCTGGTTATTGCGTGATGTCATCTTTGTGCAAAAGACGCGCTATTTGCCGCTGACCGAACTGCGGGCTTGTCCGGAACTTGCTAACATGCGCCTTCTTGCCCGCGGCAACCGCTTGTCGATTACACCGGTAACCGCTGAGGAATGGGCTTTTATCAATCGGCGTCTGGTAGAAAACTGA
- a CDS encoding cell division protein ZapA has product MSTETNFLDVKIMGREYRVACSAEERDALLAAVDLVDNKMREIAQRTKSTIAERVAVMAALNIAHELLAGQAAGGVEGDAESVDTSETKRRIDHMGARIDSVLAPQQQLDI; this is encoded by the coding sequence ATGAGCACCGAAACGAATTTCCTCGATGTCAAAATCATGGGGCGCGAATATCGCGTGGCCTGCAGTGCCGAAGAGCGCGATGCGCTGCTTGCTGCGGTCGACCTGGTTGACAACAAAATGCGCGAAATCGCCCAGCGCACCAAAAGCACCATTGCTGAGCGCGTGGCGGTCATGGCTGCGCTCAACATCGCGCACGAACTGCTGGCCGGTCAGGCTGCCGGTGGTGTCGAAGGCGATGCGGAATCTGTTGATACTTCCGAGACAAAGCGTAGAATCGATCACATGGGAGCACGAATTGATTCCGTGCTTGCGCCCCAGCAGCAACTGGACATCTAG
- a CDS encoding TonB-dependent receptor: MNFRLTHTAAVISSLFAHHAIAEPLRSDQPTELESVVVSASRFMTPLEKAPGQIEIVRQDELNSRKNDRLSDVVKYIPSLTIQPGRGTTQSTQAMSLRGIPDERRMLVMVDGVPVNDGYAGSVNLSGMPTEILRQAEVMVGPMSSLYGGTAMSGVVNFTTLMPKAPMFNASFGYGAPFSRGTAPEDTRRISLMGGTLFDNGLSVLIGGNWMATAGYRNENVTATSSPGATVSGWTQTSSNKGVNAYLVGNKGATAWEENGEYIKLEQRLGGLNKWRAGWQRQAYEYSNSTPESYLRNSNGTTNWNGCTPTTAICSTWMASPGAYERQIYSLGGDIETLGGLLKISAAYIDVSSNYFITPSTSRISDSPARSELLDAYWTRQLDRHGITLGSAWRHDRANNSEYTLSNWHDASSRGNLYANVSGETNSLGLYAQDEWQLSDRLLAHLGLRYDYWKNSNGHIETPGWTSGNIYKNYASRTAEAWNPKLALRFEVNSALALRTSYGSAFRAPSVYELYRSGKIGTTTYTANPLLKPETVTTLDIGADFKPWQGGELKFTAFSNRMDDLIYTQGSGTTRNRINAEEATSQGFVVGMTQKIGDSTRLMASYTMTDSEVRRNSQSRISQGKKIAYLPQHQATLGFDTSFGPWTLGSNLRYASKQYSTDDNSDFAGNVFQSYDAYTVVDSRIAYRIDKHITASLAIDNLLDREYYSYYAAPRRNWFAAVNYAY, encoded by the coding sequence ATGAATTTTCGATTGACCCACACTGCGGCTGTCATCAGCTCGCTTTTCGCGCATCACGCCATTGCCGAACCACTGCGCAGCGACCAGCCGACCGAACTGGAATCGGTCGTTGTTTCGGCCAGTCGTTTCATGACGCCGCTGGAAAAGGCACCGGGGCAGATCGAGATTGTCCGCCAGGATGAATTGAACAGCCGCAAAAACGACCGATTGAGCGATGTCGTCAAATACATTCCGAGCCTGACCATCCAACCCGGGCGAGGCACGACCCAATCGACCCAGGCCATGTCATTGCGCGGTATCCCGGACGAACGACGGATGCTGGTCATGGTCGACGGCGTACCGGTCAACGACGGTTACGCCGGGAGCGTCAATTTATCCGGCATGCCGACCGAAATACTCCGCCAGGCAGAAGTCATGGTCGGCCCGATGTCTTCACTCTATGGCGGGACGGCGATGAGCGGCGTGGTGAATTTCACCACCTTGATGCCGAAAGCACCGATGTTCAACGCCAGTTTTGGTTACGGCGCACCTTTTTCACGTGGGACGGCACCGGAAGACACGCGCCGGATCAGCTTGATGGGCGGCACGCTGTTCGATAATGGCCTGTCGGTCCTGATTGGCGGCAACTGGATGGCAACCGCCGGCTATCGCAATGAAAATGTCACGGCAACAAGCAGTCCTGGCGCCACCGTCAGCGGTTGGACCCAGACCAGCAGCAACAAGGGGGTCAATGCTTATCTCGTTGGCAATAAAGGAGCAACGGCCTGGGAAGAAAATGGCGAGTACATCAAACTCGAACAGCGCCTGGGCGGCCTGAATAAATGGCGCGCCGGCTGGCAGCGCCAAGCTTATGAATACTCGAACAGCACCCCGGAAAGCTATCTCAGAAACAGCAATGGCACGACAAACTGGAACGGATGTACGCCGACAACAGCCATCTGTTCGACCTGGATGGCCAGCCCGGGCGCTTATGAACGGCAGATCTACTCGCTAGGCGGCGATATCGAAACGCTGGGCGGATTGCTCAAGATCAGTGCCGCCTATATTGATGTCAGCAGCAATTATTTCATCACCCCCAGCACCAGCCGGATCAGCGACTCTCCCGCCCGCAGCGAATTGCTTGATGCTTACTGGACACGTCAGCTGGATCGCCACGGCATCACGCTGGGGAGCGCATGGCGCCACGACCGGGCAAACAACAGCGAATACACGCTGAGTAACTGGCACGATGCATCAAGCCGGGGCAATCTCTACGCCAACGTCAGTGGAGAAACCAATTCTCTCGGCCTGTATGCTCAGGATGAATGGCAACTGAGCGATCGCCTGCTCGCGCATCTCGGCTTGCGTTACGACTACTGGAAAAATTCGAACGGTCATATCGAGACCCCGGGCTGGACCAGCGGCAATATCTACAAAAACTACGCCAGCCGGACGGCTGAAGCCTGGAACCCAAAGCTGGCCCTGCGCTTTGAAGTCAATTCGGCCCTTGCCCTGCGCACGTCATACGGTTCTGCCTTCCGCGCGCCCTCCGTCTACGAGCTTTATCGTAGCGGCAAGATCGGTACGACAACCTACACGGCCAATCCGCTGCTCAAGCCAGAAACCGTCACAACGCTGGATATCGGTGCAGACTTCAAGCCCTGGCAAGGAGGCGAGCTCAAGTTCACTGCCTTCAGCAACCGGATGGATGACCTGATCTACACACAAGGCAGCGGAACGACGCGTAACCGGATCAATGCGGAAGAGGCCACCAGCCAGGGCTTCGTCGTCGGCATGACGCAAAAAATCGGCGACTCGACCCGTCTGATGGCCTCTTATACGATGACTGATTCCGAAGTACGGCGGAATAGCCAATCGCGCATCAGCCAGGGCAAGAAAATCGCTTATTTGCCACAACATCAGGCAACACTCGGCTTTGACACCAGCTTCGGCCCATGGACGCTGGGCAGCAACCTGCGCTACGCCAGCAAGCAATACTCGACTGATGACAACAGCGATTTCGCCGGTAACGTTTTCCAGTCCTACGATGCCTACACCGTCGTCGACAGCCGTATTGCCTACCGCATCGACAAGCACATCACCGCATCGCTGGCGATCGACAACCTGCTCGACCGTGAGTATTACTCGTACTATGCCGCACCCCGGCGCAACTGGTTTGCCGCGGTCAACTACGCTTACTGA
- a CDS encoding FecCD family ABC transporter permease has translation MPSSRRALLILACLCLLVLASFALALTVGSFKVSIGEVWAALLGQEGGAGDVVLQLRLPRAIAGFACGGLLALAGALMQVLLRNPLADPYVLGISGGAGAGAMFAIILGLPALGIDGLAFAGALGAMLLVFGLAHGDGSWTQTRLLLTGVIVAAGCGALVALMLAIAPEHKLRGMLFWLMGDLGQSAQWWPALSALGLALILAMPFARELNMLARGQMQAQALGVAVDRLRYAIYLLASLATAASVTTAGSIGFVGLIVPHLVRLATGNDQRLLLPASVLAGGSLLVLADTLARTIIAPQQLPVGVLTALIGVPIFLVILSRQPK, from the coding sequence ATGCCCTCCAGCCGCCGCGCCCTGCTGATCCTCGCCTGTCTCTGCCTGCTCGTCCTGGCCAGTTTCGCACTGGCCCTGACGGTCGGCAGCTTCAAGGTTTCGATCGGTGAAGTGTGGGCGGCCCTGCTCGGGCAGGAAGGCGGCGCCGGCGATGTCGTGCTGCAGCTTCGGTTGCCGCGCGCGATTGCCGGTTTTGCCTGCGGCGGCCTGCTGGCACTGGCCGGGGCGCTGATGCAGGTATTGCTGCGCAATCCGCTGGCCGATCCTTACGTCCTGGGAATTTCCGGCGGCGCCGGTGCCGGGGCAATGTTCGCCATCATTCTCGGCTTGCCGGCCCTCGGCATTGACGGGCTGGCTTTTGCCGGTGCGCTCGGCGCCATGCTGCTGGTTTTTGGTCTGGCGCACGGCGACGGCAGCTGGACGCAGACACGCCTGCTGCTCACCGGTGTCATCGTTGCCGCCGGCTGCGGTGCGCTGGTCGCCTTGATGCTGGCCATCGCACCGGAGCACAAGCTGCGCGGCATGCTTTTCTGGCTGATGGGCGATCTCGGCCAAAGCGCTCAGTGGTGGCCGGCCCTGAGCGCACTGGGCCTGGCATTGATACTGGCCATGCCCTTCGCCCGCGAACTGAATATGCTGGCACGCGGCCAGATGCAGGCCCAGGCGCTGGGTGTCGCGGTCGACCGCTTGCGCTATGCCATTTATCTGCTCGCCTCACTGGCCACCGCAGCATCTGTGACGACAGCGGGTTCGATCGGCTTTGTCGGCCTGATCGTTCCCCACCTCGTCCGCCTCGCCACCGGCAACGACCAGCGACTGCTGCTACCGGCTTCGGTTCTGGCCGGCGGCTCGCTGCTGGTTCTGGCCGACACGCTGGCCCGGACGATCATCGCCCCACAACAACTCCCGGTCGGCGTACTCACCGCACTGATCGGCGTCCCGATCTTCCTGGTCATCCTGTCGAGGCAGCCGAAATGA
- a CDS encoding ABC transporter ATP-binding protein yields MSGPLLETRQLAVDVGGKRVIDRLDLSLHAGERLAILGRNGAGKSTLLSTLAGLRPSSAGVVILDAEDLALTPPHQAALRRAWLGQFQSDPFGSTVLETTLTGRHPHLGRWAWESRQDAEIARAALQSVGLDGMETRQIHTLSGGERQRLAIATLLTQAAPLYLLDEPLSHLDLNHQMAVLELFAETARNDGAGVIMVLHDPALAHRFCDRALLVHGDGRTEVGTVDTILTAEKLSQLYGYGLRQLEDRGRRCFIPE; encoded by the coding sequence ATGAGCGGCCCCCTGCTCGAAACACGCCAGTTGGCCGTCGACGTCGGTGGCAAACGGGTCATCGACCGGCTCGACCTGAGCCTGCATGCCGGCGAACGGCTGGCCATTCTGGGGCGCAACGGTGCCGGCAAATCAACCTTGCTGTCGACATTGGCCGGCTTGCGTCCAAGCAGTGCCGGCGTAGTGATTCTCGATGCCGAAGACCTTGCGCTGACCCCGCCGCACCAGGCAGCCCTGCGCCGGGCCTGGCTTGGCCAGTTCCAGTCCGACCCGTTTGGCTCGACGGTCCTGGAAACAACGCTGACCGGCCGCCACCCGCACCTTGGCCGCTGGGCCTGGGAAAGCCGGCAGGATGCTGAAATCGCCCGTGCTGCGCTGCAATCGGTCGGCCTCGACGGCATGGAAACCCGGCAGATTCACACCTTGTCAGGTGGCGAACGCCAGCGCCTGGCGATTGCCACGCTGCTTACTCAGGCCGCGCCGCTGTACCTGCTCGACGAGCCGCTCTCGCACCTCGACCTCAATCACCAGATGGCTGTCCTCGAACTGTTTGCGGAGACCGCGCGCAACGACGGGGCGGGCGTCATCATGGTGCTGCACGACCCGGCACTGGCTCATCGCTTCTGTGATCGCGCCTTGCTGGTGCATGGCGACGGCCGCACCGAGGTTGGCACGGTCGACACCATCCTGACGGCAGAAAAGCTGTCCCAACTTTATGGCTATGGCCTGCGTCAGCTTGAAGACCGCGGCCGTCGCTGTTTCATTCCGGAGTAA
- the cobO gene encoding cob(I)yrinic acid a,c-diamide adenosyltransferase: protein MAVTHEERMQKKKAVIDEKIAGAQEERGVLLINTGNGKGKSSAAFGVVARALGHGLKVGVVQFVKGRSDTGEEAFFRQQANVAWHVGGEGFTWETQDKERDAKAAQAAWEVACGHLNNPDIGLVVLDEMTYAFKYGWLDLDSVIAKLLARPLMQHVIITGRAAPEALREAADTVSDIGNEKHAFKAGIKAMPGLDW from the coding sequence ATGGCTGTCACCCACGAAGAACGCATGCAGAAAAAGAAGGCCGTGATCGATGAAAAGATCGCCGGCGCCCAGGAAGAGCGCGGCGTACTGCTGATCAATACCGGTAACGGCAAGGGCAAATCGTCGGCCGCCTTCGGCGTCGTCGCCCGCGCTCTCGGCCACGGCCTGAAAGTGGGTGTCGTGCAGTTCGTCAAGGGACGTTCGGATACTGGCGAGGAAGCCTTTTTCCGCCAGCAGGCCAATGTCGCCTGGCATGTCGGCGGCGAAGGTTTCACCTGGGAAACCCAGGACAAGGAGCGCGACGCCAAAGCCGCGCAAGCCGCCTGGGAAGTGGCTTGCGGCCATTTGAACAATCCGGACATCGGCCTCGTCGTACTCGACGAAATGACCTACGCCTTCAAATACGGCTGGCTCGATCTCGACAGCGTGATCGCCAAACTGCTTGCCCGACCGCTGATGCAGCACGTCATCATCACCGGCCGCGCCGCCCCCGAGGCACTGCGTGAAGCAGCCGATACGGTCAGCGACATCGGTAACGAAAAACATGCGTTCAAAGCGGGCATCAAGGCGATGCCGGGACTCGACTGGTAA